CACCCCGACCACTGATCAAGCCCATGCCCCGGTACCGGGTGATCTGCAAGTCAGTCCCTGCCAGGCTGCGAGTTTGCCAAAAACGCTGCAGAAAACGTCTAGCTCCGTCGTGATCCTGACTGGATAGGGCCAGAACCCACCCCAGACCGCCCTGATCGCCAGCTTGAGAGCTGCTGTCATTCAGCACAGCAAAACTGACCTGCGGGCCAATCCAATCGGCCAGTTCGTCGTTGAAATTCAGCCCTGCCAGGGCGAACGCGCCATCACGGAGCTGACGGGTGCTTTCATTCACGGCCTGCCTCTGACGCACCGGAGCGACAGCTCGGGCATAGGCCGGGATGCGCGATGGATCCACCAGCCAATTCAAAGTGAGTTCTGCATCGCGGGGCATGAACCGTGCTGCCCGACTGAGCTCCAGCGGGCGATCAACGATCCGCAGCGGACTCTGTTTGGCCATCGCCCACCACACGCCAAGGGCCAGGGTGAGGAGCACCATGGCCGATGCGACCAGAGCGAGCAGGAACGAACGCCCCTTCATGGACAAGCGGTGAAGGACATCAGCGTCATCTTCATGCATCCAGGATGCATGGCCAGCCCAGAGCCAGACTGATTCGATGAACCAACGCATGCCTCAACCCCTGAAAGCCGCCGAGCTGGCGGCCTGGCTGGAGAGGGAGCCTGCGTTGACCCTGGTCGACGTTCGTGAGCACAGAGAGCTGACGATCGCTGCATTTCCTTACCCAGTGGAGCATTTGCCGTTAAGCGAAGCGGAGCAGTGGATCGATGCGATCGACCAGCGGCTGCCGGCGTCTCGGACCGTGGTTGTGCTTTGCCATGCAGGGGTGCGCAGCTGGAACTTCGGATGTTGGCTGCTGGAGCGCCATCCCTCGCAAGAGGTCTGGAATCTGGAGGGTGGCATTGATGCCTGGAGCCTTGCTGTGGATTCCTCCGTGCCCCGCTATTGAGCGCAATCTCTGCCCGAACAGCAGTCAGCTTCATGACGGCCGTGCTCGAATCCATCAAATCGTCCGTACGATCAAACCATCTCATTCGTTGCTGTGGAGCTCCTGCCCCGACGCCAACAGGAAGTGCTGCAGGCCACGGTCCATCACTACGTGGACACGATTGAGCCGGTGGGAAGCAAAACCCTTGTTCAGCGTTTTGGGCTCCAGGCAAGCTCCGCCACGGTGCGTTCAGCGATGGGAGCTCTTGAGCAAAAAGGACTGCTGGTTCAGCCCCATCCATCCGCCGGGCGGATTCCCAGCCCAATGGGATATCGCCACTACGTGGACTGCTTGCTGCCGAAGCCTGGAGCCGCCGTGCATCATCTCGAGCAGGAGCTCACCCAACTGAGCTTGCGCTGGGCTGCACTCGACGATCTACTGCAGCAGCTAGCACGGCGTCTCACTGACTTCACAGGGCTGATGAGCCTGATCACCCTGCCGCAACCGACAGAGCAGCGACTGCACGCGATCCGCTTGGTTCGCACAGATGAAAGGCTTTTAGTGATGCTGGTGGCTGATTCCAGCCACACCCATCACCTCAATCTGCGGTTGCCCTATGGCTGTGCCGATCAGGTAGCAGCCCTCGAACGTTGGACCGATGACCAACTGCGTCAATCCGGACAGCTTGGCTGGGAGTGCCTACCCCAGCAGCTGCAAACCTGCGGGCAAGCGCTGAGGGAAGCACTCGAGCACAAGGATCCCTTCATCAGCCCAAGCGAGCAGAGCGCCCACGTTCATGGCGTTTCCAGGTTGGTAGCGCAGCCGGAGTTCAGCGACAGCGCCAAGGTGCGCCCTCTCCTGGATCTGATGGATTGCAACCCAACCGCCTTCATCCCCAGCGATCCCTGTCGTGATGACTGGGTTTGGATCGGCGGGGAACATCCCCACTCGGCCCTGAGCGACTGTTCCGTGATCCAATCGAGCTATCGCAGCGGGCAAGGCGGTGTCGGACAAGTGGCTCTAGTGGGCCCGATGCGCATGGCTTACGCCACAGCACGTGCAGCCGTTCAATCTGTCGCGAAACACCTCAACAATCTTCTGAGCTGAGTGGGCAATCTCAGAGCTGAATCAGAGGGCGTCTCCGAGGCGTTCCGCCACTGTGTTGACGTCCTTGTCGCCGCGACCTGAGCAATTGAGAACCACCTCGGTTCCCGCCGGGAGTGTGGGACACAGGGTCTCGAGCCAGGCGAAGGCATGGGCCGTTTCCAGTGCAGGAATGATCCCTTCCAGACGACTCACAAGCTGCAAGGCATCCAGTGCCTCGGCATCAGTAACGGCACCGTATTCAGCTCGCCCGATTTCACGCAGGTAGCTGTGTTCAGGGCCGACACCTGGGTAGTCCAGCCCGGCACTGATGGAGTGGGCTTCCTGCACCTGACCGTCCTGGTCTTGCAAAAGGAGACTCATCGCCCCGTGCAGCACGCCCACCCGTCCTTCGGTGATGGTGGCGGCATGGCGTCCTGTCGCCACGCCGTCACCAGCGGCTTCCACACCAATCAAACGCACATCGGTGCATTCAACGAAGGGGTGGAACAGACCCATCGCATTCGATCCGCCGCCGACGCAGGCCATCAGAACATCAGGCAAGCGTCCGAACGCCTCCCGGCACTGCTGACGGGTTTCCTGGCCGATGACCGCATGAAAGTCACGCACCAACATTGGATAGGGGTGGGGACCCGCCACGGACCCGAGGATGTAGTGCGTGGTCTCCACATTGGTGACCCAGTCACGGATCGCTTCACTGGTGGCGTCTTTGAGAGTGGCCGTCCCTGCAGTCACGGGACGAACGGTGGCACCCAGCAGGCGCATCCGGAACACATTCAAGGCCTGACGGCGCATGTCTTCAGCGCCCATGTACACCACACACTCCAAACCGAAGCGGGCACAAACAGTGGCCGTGGCCACACCGTGCTGGCCGGCACCGGTTTCAGCGATCACCCGCTTCTTGCCCATGCGCAGAGCCAGAAGGGCCTGCCCTAACGCATTGTTGATCTTGTGAGCGCCGGTGTGATTGAGATCTTCCCGCTTCAGCCAGATGCGGGGGCCACCGTCGGCACGGCGGTAATGCTCTGTGAGCCGTTCCGCTTCGTAGAGCGGTGTGGCCCGACCGACGTAGTTCTTTAAGAGCCGATTGAGTTCCGCGGTAAACGCGGGATCTTTCCAGGCCTCAGCAGCCGCAACTTCCAGCTCGGCCAGAGCCGGCATCAGTGTTTCAGGTACGTACTGACCGCCGTAACGCCCAAAACGTCCGGCTGCCGCCGGACGCGAGCTAACGGCGAGATCAGAGGCAGAGGGGTTCGAAGGCAGGGTGCTGGTCACGAAGCAACGGACCGCGCGCGCGACCCTTGAGCGTTGACTCAGCGTAAGCAGGCGATCACGCGATGCCGTGGATCGCAGGTCTTGATCCGCAGATCTCTGAAGCCTGCGGATTGCAGGGCTGCTGCCATATCAAGGCTGAAGTACTGCTCGATGTAAGGCTCCGTGCTTTTTAACAACGTGGCGATCGCAGCAGGCAAACGCTGCAGAACCGACGACGCGGGGTCTTGATCCACCATCACCAGGGCACCACCAGGCCGAAGCAACCTGAACGCTTCCGCGAGCACGGCATGCGTGGCGCTCTGAGGCAGCTCATGGCACACAAATTGCAGGCTGATCAGGTCGAACGACGACGCCTCCAGGCCTGTGTTTTCCGCAGCGGCATGCACCCAACCATCGACCACCCCCTCTTGATCTCGCACGCTGGCGACAGCGAGCATCTCAGGGGAAAGATCCAGACCGCGCGTGCGAACTGGTGAATCCTGTCGACGTTCGGCACGCCGATGCAGCCAGCGGCTGAGGTGCTGGGTGCTCACGCCCACAGAACAGCCCAGATCCAAGGCCTGCTGCACCGGAGTGGTCAGCAATGGCTCCACCACCTGATGAATCGCATCCCGCAGACGGGTCTGGGCGATCAGGGGGGTCAGGGTCTCCTCCGGCCAGATGCGTAGAGCCATGGCATCGGTGGCTTGCTCAGCCTCCGTTGCGGCCTGCCAGCAGAGATTGCCCTGCTCGTAGGCATGGAAGCGAACGCAGTAGTAGTCGGGCGGAACCACGCCAGGCGAGCTCACGGCCGGGAGAAGCGGGCTCGCTTGATCACGCAGCCTCTTTCGCCGCTCCCTCCAGGGGATGCCGTTGCGTTCAGCTGTGCGGATGATCAGCTGGCGGGCCTGAAAGAACAACGGTCGTCGCAGCCAGCCAATGTTGATCAGCCGCTCGATCCAGAGCCCAACACCCTGACTCGAATCAGCCCATTGCGGGGTGGATGCTGAATCATTCATCTCAGAGACGGCAGGATGGTGTGGGATTAGGGAGAACGATGCCGAAGGGAGGCTGGCAGGAATTCAGCAACATCGACAGTCTGCAGCGACCGATAACAGCGTCGTCAGACCCGACACCCAAGGCAGAACAAAGGGTGCGAGTGCAGCCCACCCGGGGGGGCAAGGGAGGCAAGACCGTCACCGTGATCAGCGGACTGGATCTCGACCCTGCCGGCTTTAAATCACTGCTCAAAAAGCTGAAAACCAGGATCGGCAGTGGCGGCACGGTGA
The sequence above is a segment of the Synechococcus sp. PROS-7-1 genome. Coding sequences within it:
- the hrcA gene encoding heat-inducible transcriptional repressor HrcA; its protein translation is MELLPRRQQEVLQATVHHYVDTIEPVGSKTLVQRFGLQASSATVRSAMGALEQKGLLVQPHPSAGRIPSPMGYRHYVDCLLPKPGAAVHHLEQELTQLSLRWAALDDLLQQLARRLTDFTGLMSLITLPQPTEQRLHAIRLVRTDERLLVMLVADSSHTHHLNLRLPYGCADQVAALERWTDDQLRQSGQLGWECLPQQLQTCGQALREALEHKDPFISPSEQSAHVHGVSRLVAQPEFSDSAKVRPLLDLMDCNPTAFIPSDPCRDDWVWIGGEHPHSALSDCSVIQSSYRSGQGGVGQVALVGPMRMAYATARAAVQSVAKHLNNLLS
- a CDS encoding rhodanese-like domain-containing protein, which codes for MNQRMPQPLKAAELAAWLEREPALTLVDVREHRELTIAAFPYPVEHLPLSEAEQWIDAIDQRLPASRTVVVLCHAGVRSWNFGCWLLERHPSQEVWNLEGGIDAWSLAVDSSVPRY
- a CDS encoding class I SAM-dependent methyltransferase, with amino-acid sequence MNDSASTPQWADSSQGVGLWIERLINIGWLRRPLFFQARQLIIRTAERNGIPWRERRKRLRDQASPLLPAVSSPGVVPPDYYCVRFHAYEQGNLCWQAATEAEQATDAMALRIWPEETLTPLIAQTRLRDAIHQVVEPLLTTPVQQALDLGCSVGVSTQHLSRWLHRRAERRQDSPVRTRGLDLSPEMLAVASVRDQEGVVDGWVHAAAENTGLEASSFDLISLQFVCHELPQSATHAVLAEAFRLLRPGGALVMVDQDPASSVLQRLPAAIATLLKSTEPYIEQYFSLDMAAALQSAGFRDLRIKTCDPRHRVIACLR
- the trpB gene encoding tryptophan synthase subunit beta produces the protein MTSTLPSNPSASDLAVSSRPAAAGRFGRYGGQYVPETLMPALAELEVAAAEAWKDPAFTAELNRLLKNYVGRATPLYEAERLTEHYRRADGGPRIWLKREDLNHTGAHKINNALGQALLALRMGKKRVIAETGAGQHGVATATVCARFGLECVVYMGAEDMRRQALNVFRMRLLGATVRPVTAGTATLKDATSEAIRDWVTNVETTHYILGSVAGPHPYPMLVRDFHAVIGQETRQQCREAFGRLPDVLMACVGGGSNAMGLFHPFVECTDVRLIGVEAAGDGVATGRHAATITEGRVGVLHGAMSLLLQDQDGQVQEAHSISAGLDYPGVGPEHSYLREIGRAEYGAVTDAEALDALQLVSRLEGIIPALETAHAFAWLETLCPTLPAGTEVVLNCSGRGDKDVNTVAERLGDAL
- a CDS encoding translation initiation factor, which produces MPKGGWQEFSNIDSLQRPITASSDPTPKAEQRVRVQPTRGGKGGKTVTVISGLDLDPAGFKSLLKKLKTRIGSGGTVKEELIELQGDQVDLALELLSKEGYRPKRAGG